A region of Allocoleopsis franciscana PCC 7113 DNA encodes the following proteins:
- a CDS encoding potassium channel family protein — translation MYSTLEQKYRRLRNELIAGVIALLGVAGVGTLWYRLVEGWSWSDALYMTVITLATVGYSETNPLGERGRLFTISLILMGVITIGYIVNRFTEALIQGYFQEGIRLRQRRRLLDTLTDHYILCGFGRTGRQIALEFKTEDISFVTVDSQADQVEEAQELGYVAFQGDATLDDTLFKVGIERAICLVAALPSDAENLYTVLSAKTLNPNIRAIARASTEEAVQKLQRAGADAVVSPYITGGKRMAAAALRPQVLDFMDGILTGRDRAFYLEEFLLDPQTSPMVGQTLREARLRSQCGALVLAIRRVNGSLIAGPTADTQLLPGDVLICLGTAEQLRQLNRILSPLHSRHLRKPKLFN, via the coding sequence GTGTATTCAACGCTTGAACAAAAATATCGACGCCTCCGTAACGAGTTAATTGCTGGAGTCATTGCTCTGTTAGGAGTTGCCGGAGTCGGTACACTATGGTACCGCCTGGTAGAAGGCTGGTCATGGTCAGATGCACTGTATATGACTGTGATTACTCTGGCAACGGTTGGCTATAGCGAAACCAATCCTTTAGGTGAACGGGGACGGTTGTTTACGATCTCCCTGATTTTGATGGGGGTAATCACCATTGGTTATATCGTCAATCGGTTTACAGAAGCTTTGATTCAGGGCTACTTTCAAGAAGGAATTCGATTGAGGCAACGACGGCGATTGTTAGATACTTTAACAGACCATTACATTCTGTGTGGGTTTGGGCGTACTGGGCGTCAGATTGCGCTGGAATTTAAGACTGAGGATATCTCCTTTGTCACGGTCGATTCTCAGGCGGATCAGGTAGAGGAGGCTCAGGAATTGGGTTATGTGGCTTTTCAGGGGGATGCCACGTTAGATGACACGCTGTTTAAAGTGGGAATTGAACGAGCTATCTGTTTGGTGGCAGCGCTTCCTTCGGATGCGGAAAATCTCTACACGGTGCTGTCTGCCAAAACTCTCAATCCCAACATTCGGGCGATCGCTCGTGCGAGTACAGAAGAAGCAGTACAAAAGCTACAACGTGCTGGGGCGGATGCCGTCGTCTCTCCCTATATTACAGGTGGCAAACGGATGGCGGCGGCGGCGCTCAGACCCCAAGTGCTAGATTTTATGGATGGGATTCTCACGGGGCGCGATCGCGCTTTTTATTTGGAAGAGTTTTTGCTCGATCCTCAAACGAGTCCGATGGTGGGACAAACCCTCAGAGAAGCGCGACTGCGATCGCAATGTGGTGCCTTAGTTCTCGCCATTCGTCGGGTGAATGGCAGTCTGATTGCCGGGCCAACGGCTGACACTCAGTTATTGCCGGGAGATGTGTTAATTTGCTTGGGGACAGCCGAACAACTGCGCCAACTCAACCGCATCCTCAGTCCCCTGCATTCCCGTCATCTGCGAAAGCCTAAGCTATTTAATTAG
- a CDS encoding methylmalonic aciduria and homocystinuria type D protein, with translation MTIAHRHFLYLITESGQAVQMSIHRPSSFVVQNLERVLPDWNLPILWVVIVLQQARYELVEITPESEQEKERLREKFLRFGFEVAFSLRDRGFLSNLIDPRTGYPLLSRPGEILHDDTAVVKALLGLPVIRNRCCVLEHPVWGKAVYPSTLLTSAPPPVIEPILKQVGAQQGWNELNTLIK, from the coding sequence TTGACAATCGCTCACCGCCATTTTCTCTATCTGATTACAGAATCGGGACAGGCAGTTCAGATGTCTATTCATCGTCCCAGTTCCTTTGTTGTCCAGAATTTAGAGCGCGTTTTACCCGATTGGAATTTGCCCATTTTGTGGGTGGTGATTGTTTTGCAGCAAGCTCGATATGAACTGGTGGAAATCACGCCTGAGAGTGAGCAAGAAAAAGAGCGGTTAAGGGAGAAGTTTTTACGCTTTGGTTTTGAGGTGGCGTTTAGTTTACGCGATCGCGGATTTTTGAGTAACCTGATTGACCCTCGGACTGGCTATCCCTTGTTATCACGCCCCGGAGAAATTCTCCACGATGATACGGCTGTCGTTAAAGCCCTGTTGGGTTTGCCTGTGATTCGCAACCGTTGCTGTGTGTTAGAGCATCCGGTTTGGGGCAAAGCCGTTTATCCGAGTACTTTACTCACCTCAGCCCCTCCACCTGTAATCGAGCCTATCCTGAAACAGGTTGGAGCTCAACAGGGTTGGAATGAATTAAACACACTAATTAAATAG
- a CDS encoding M16 family metallopeptidase has protein sequence MPQTVTFLPQQPLIHRTVLDNGIVVLAIENSAADIIATRLFMRAGSQWEPREKAGLSHLLSAVITKGTEQLSSVEIAERIESVGANLSADTATDYFLLSLKTVSTDWPEILQLAGQMLLHPSFPEEEVELERYLAIQDIRSQKEQPFTIAFDQLRQAMYQEHPYSLSILGTEATVSELNRADLELFHQTHFRPDNMVISVVGRVTPEEAVAQVERVFGDWQPPETPLLTQQLPSITSQPSQVMTAQETQQSIVMLGYLASPLYHTDYTTLKLLNTYLGNGLSSRLFVELREKRGLAYDVSAFYPTRKSASTFVVYMGTAPENTETAILGLRKEIERLCSTLLSHEELQAAKNKLLGQYALGKQTNAQLAQVYGWYETLGLGIEFDTQFQQDVINITPEIAQAVATRYFTEPYISLVGPAEAINPLATPMV, from the coding sequence ATGCCTCAAACTGTCACCTTTTTACCCCAACAACCGCTTATTCATCGCACGGTTCTCGATAACGGCATCGTTGTCCTCGCCATCGAAAATTCTGCCGCAGATATTATTGCCACACGCCTGTTTATGCGAGCGGGGAGTCAGTGGGAACCGCGAGAAAAAGCAGGACTCTCTCACCTCCTATCAGCCGTGATTACGAAGGGGACAGAGCAACTGTCATCAGTAGAGATTGCGGAACGAATCGAATCCGTGGGAGCAAATCTCAGTGCAGATACAGCGACCGATTACTTTTTACTTTCCCTGAAAACCGTTTCCACCGACTGGCCTGAGATATTGCAGTTAGCGGGACAAATGTTGCTACACCCCAGTTTCCCAGAAGAAGAAGTCGAACTAGAGCGGTACCTTGCTATTCAGGATATTCGCTCTCAAAAAGAGCAGCCCTTCACCATTGCGTTTGACCAGTTGCGGCAGGCAATGTATCAAGAGCATCCCTACTCACTCTCGATTTTGGGGACAGAAGCGACTGTCTCTGAACTCAATCGTGCTGACTTGGAATTGTTTCATCAAACTCACTTTCGACCCGACAATATGGTAATTAGTGTCGTGGGTCGTGTGACCCCAGAAGAAGCCGTCGCTCAGGTTGAGCGAGTGTTTGGCGATTGGCAGCCGCCCGAAACGCCCCTATTGACCCAACAATTACCCTCGATTACCTCCCAGCCGTCACAAGTGATGACAGCGCAAGAGACACAGCAGTCGATTGTGATGCTGGGTTATTTGGCTTCACCTTTGTACCATACCGACTATACGACTCTAAAATTGCTCAATACTTACCTCGGTAATGGGCTTTCCAGTCGCTTATTTGTTGAGCTGCGGGAAAAGCGAGGTTTAGCTTATGATGTATCTGCGTTTTATCCCACTCGCAAGTCAGCGTCCACATTCGTCGTCTATATGGGTACAGCACCTGAGAATACGGAAACCGCTATCCTCGGACTCCGTAAAGAAATAGAACGCCTTTGCTCAACGCTGCTCAGTCATGAGGAACTCCAAGCTGCCAAAAATAAACTCCTCGGTCAGTATGCACTGGGAAAACAGACAAATGCACAATTAGCTCAAGTCTATGGCTGGTATGAGACTCTAGGGTTAGGAATTGAGTTCGATACTCAGTTTCAGCAAGATGTCATCAATATTACGCCAGAAATCGCTCAAGCCGTGGCGACTCGTTACTTTACGGAACCTTATATATCCCTGGTTGGCCCGGCTGAGGCCATCAATCCCTTGGCAACACCCATGGTTTAG
- a CDS encoding HEAT repeat domain-containing protein: MNSRISLALSLLTILTFLADKTPATAQRETFSSPPSVPAKPGNRETAKPIVVAELVEQLRTADVEERRKIIQQLSNTEQNIVPALVRAMEEPDPLVKSGVAEVLGNLTDAAVPAIPELIEMMNDGRRAIVPASSISRSYLSPPPLPTLPPPVSVFAPSSSATVQERRSPSTPPQNPENLLRITAIAALGKIGLPARTLATPPLTQALQDADPWVKLNATWALSEIGASVPILSHWLEALQHPDPNLRRSAADIFQDSRSLLRKVLGAEANASTIAQLLSALKDDDFTVRNAASDGLKLLGTGALPGLIQGLKAPEPIVRLEAAQLIGNLGGAAQSAVPELVALLGDTGRYVPPTSNQYGLFSRLPLRPLPRFLRTQQYSPVPDNPEQLVRVNAAIALGQLGDRSAIPALTTALKDNNPWMQLATGWALLRLGQTQGLPVVGRLVQYPDRSIQREALSQLQGYGSQSTPYILPYYKARLESADDNERNGAIIQVGKFGPAALDLVPKLRTMLVGNQKNSPGYAATILGQIARDTAVAWHNGSLSAKQRQQAIAELTKVLNIMQAPKARFNREPVERVRNALTKLRGVTP, translated from the coding sequence ATGAATTCTCGAATAAGCTTGGCTTTGAGCCTGTTAACAATCCTGACTTTCCTGGCTGACAAGACACCTGCCACGGCTCAAAGGGAAACGTTTAGCTCCCCTCCATCGGTGCCAGCTAAGCCGGGGAATCGGGAGACTGCCAAACCAATCGTTGTTGCCGAGTTAGTGGAACAACTCCGCACGGCGGATGTTGAAGAGCGTCGGAAAATTATTCAACAACTGAGCAATACCGAACAAAATATTGTGCCAGCATTGGTTAGAGCGATGGAAGAACCCGATCCTCTGGTCAAAAGTGGCGTGGCAGAAGTGCTGGGAAATCTCACGGATGCCGCAGTGCCAGCTATTCCTGAATTGATTGAGATGATGAACGATGGGCGAAGAGCGATCGTGCCAGCGTCGTCCATCTCCCGATCTTATCTTTCTCCTCCTCCTCTTCCGACTCTTCCTCCTCCTGTTTCTGTTTTTGCCCCATCCTCCTCTGCAACTGTTCAAGAGCGGCGCAGTCCATCTACCCCTCCCCAAAACCCCGAAAACCTGCTGCGGATTACAGCGATAGCGGCGCTGGGAAAAATTGGTTTACCCGCGAGAACATTAGCCACACCACCCCTAACCCAAGCATTGCAAGATGCCGATCCTTGGGTAAAGCTCAATGCCACATGGGCACTTTCCGAAATCGGAGCCTCTGTACCCATACTGTCTCACTGGTTAGAAGCCTTACAACACCCTGATCCCAACCTGCGTCGCAGTGCAGCGGACATTTTTCAAGACTCACGCTCACTCCTGCGTAAAGTATTGGGAGCGGAAGCGAATGCTAGCACTATTGCCCAGTTGCTCAGTGCACTTAAAGATGACGATTTTACGGTTCGGAATGCCGCCAGCGACGGGTTAAAGTTACTGGGGACAGGGGCATTACCAGGATTAATCCAAGGGTTAAAAGCACCAGAGCCAATTGTTCGCTTGGAGGCAGCTCAACTGATAGGCAATCTAGGGGGGGCGGCTCAGTCAGCGGTTCCTGAACTGGTGGCACTACTAGGGGATACTGGGCGTTATGTGCCACCCACCTCAAACCAATACGGCTTGTTTTCACGCTTGCCTTTACGCCCTTTGCCCCGGTTTTTGCGTACACAGCAATACTCCCCTGTTCCTGATAACCCTGAGCAACTGGTGCGAGTCAATGCCGCTATTGCTCTGGGTCAGCTGGGCGATCGCAGCGCGATTCCTGCCCTGACGACTGCCCTCAAAGATAATAATCCTTGGATGCAGCTTGCCACTGGGTGGGCATTACTCCGGTTGGGACAGACTCAAGGTTTACCTGTTGTCGGGCGATTGGTGCAGTACCCTGATCGATCCATTCAGCGGGAGGCACTGTCTCAGTTGCAGGGCTATGGTTCACAGTCCACACCTTATATTCTGCCCTACTACAAAGCGCGATTAGAGTCTGCTGATGATAACGAGCGCAATGGTGCAATTATTCAGGTTGGGAAGTTTGGACCAGCCGCGTTGGATCTGGTACCCAAACTCCGGACAATGCTTGTAGGCAACCAGAAAAACTCGCCGGGGTATGCAGCGACAATTCTGGGGCAAATTGCGCGGGATACGGCTGTTGCTTGGCACAATGGCAGTCTTTCAGCGAAGCAACGGCAACAAGCGATCGCTGAATTGACCAAGGTTCTGAATATCATGCAGGCTCCCAAGGCTCGGTTTAACCGTGAACCCGTTGAGCGCGTCCGCAATGCCCTCACTAAGCTCCGAGGTGTTACCCCTTAG
- a CDS encoding M16 family metallopeptidase: MLTEPLIASKFPADVFRLANGLTVIYQHLPATPVVVVDVWVRAGASTEPDQWSGMAHFLEHMIFKGSERFAPGVFDMVIESRGGVSNAATSHDYAHFFITTAAQYLKDTLPPLADLLLHPAIPEEEFDRERDVVLEEIHACYDNPDWLGFQALSESVYQRHPYGRSVLGTEEHLMTNSAHQMRCFHSTHYQPENMTVVIVGGVDQESALNLINESFQDFPTPMECPPFEVQAEPPITGVRRQELYLPRLEQARLLMAWVGPSVDQLRDAYGLDLLSVLLADGRSSRLVRELREEQRLVLSIGSNFSLQRDSSLFTISACLEPQYLEQVEELICDRLFQLQKEPLSPRELSRCQRLLCNDYTFSTETASQLAGLYGYYNTIATADIAVTYPKQIQTFTVSDLMHLAQQYLSPHHYAVTVMKPMTEEEMG, translated from the coding sequence TTGTTAACTGAGCCGCTGATTGCTTCAAAATTTCCTGCTGATGTCTTCAGGCTGGCGAATGGACTGACTGTAATCTATCAGCACCTGCCAGCGACGCCCGTTGTGGTCGTCGATGTGTGGGTAAGAGCGGGTGCCAGTACAGAACCTGACCAATGGTCTGGGATGGCACACTTCCTGGAACACATGATCTTTAAAGGCAGCGAACGATTCGCGCCCGGTGTGTTCGACATGGTGATTGAAAGTCGTGGGGGTGTCTCCAATGCCGCCACTAGCCACGATTATGCTCACTTTTTTATCACTACAGCGGCTCAGTACTTAAAAGATACCTTACCGCCTCTGGCAGACTTGCTCTTACACCCAGCCATCCCTGAAGAGGAATTTGACCGGGAACGGGATGTGGTTTTAGAAGAAATTCATGCCTGCTACGACAATCCGGATTGGTTGGGATTTCAGGCTTTGAGTGAAAGCGTTTATCAGCGTCATCCCTACGGACGCTCGGTTCTGGGAACGGAAGAACACCTGATGACCAACTCCGCGCATCAGATGCGCTGCTTCCACTCTACTCACTACCAACCCGAAAATATGACGGTAGTGATTGTGGGTGGGGTTGACCAAGAATCGGCGTTAAATTTAATCAACGAGTCGTTTCAAGACTTTCCTACCCCCATGGAGTGCCCGCCATTTGAGGTACAGGCAGAACCCCCCATTACAGGCGTTCGTCGTCAGGAACTGTATTTGCCGCGCCTAGAGCAGGCTCGTTTGTTGATGGCTTGGGTGGGACCGAGTGTAGACCAATTGCGGGATGCTTATGGCTTAGATTTACTGTCTGTACTCCTCGCCGATGGACGGTCTTCTCGCTTGGTGCGAGAATTGCGGGAAGAGCAACGATTAGTATTGAGCATTGGGAGTAATTTCTCACTGCAACGGGATTCGAGTTTGTTTACCATTAGTGCCTGCTTGGAGCCACAATATTTGGAACAAGTCGAAGAGCTAATCTGCGATCGCTTGTTTCAATTGCAGAAAGAACCCCTCTCACCACGAGAACTCAGCCGCTGCCAGCGCTTGCTCTGTAATGACTATACCTTTTCCACAGAAACAGCGAGTCAGTTAGCGGGTCTCTATGGTTACTACAACACGATTGCCACAGCAGATATTGCCGTAACTTATCCTAAGCAAATTCAGACGTTTACGGTATCGGATTTAATGCACTTGGCACAACAATATCTTTCTCCTCATCACTACGCTGTTACAGTTATGAAACCCATGACAGAGGAGGAGATGGGTTGA
- a CDS encoding aspartate aminotransferase family protein, which translates to MSLDTLPIPSIPTESASAMSTPFDAADFDASVMSTYGRFPIALERGEGCRLWDTEGREYLDFVAGIATCTLGHAHPALIEAVTQQIQKLHHVSNLYYIPEQGALAKWIIEHSCADRVFFCNSGAEANEGAIKLARKYAHTVLDIEKPVILTAHASFHGRTLATITATGQPKYQKNFDPLMPGFHYVPYNDIKAIENAVTDIDEGNQRVAAILMEPLQGEGGVRPGELEYFLRLRKICDDTGILLILDEVQVGMGRTGKYWGYENLGIEPDIFTSAKGLAGGIPIGAMMCKKFCDVFQPGDHASTFGGNPFASAAAIAVAQTLEQENILHNVQERGEQLRARLRAIATKYPHLFTEVRGWGLINGMELNADIELTSVDVVKAAMEQGLLLVPAGPKVIRFVPPLIVSAQEVDQAAQVLEQAIATLAL; encoded by the coding sequence GTGAGTCTAGACACTCTTCCCATCCCCTCAATCCCAACCGAGTCAGCCTCAGCAATGTCTACCCCCTTTGACGCCGCTGACTTTGACGCTAGTGTGATGTCTACCTACGGGCGCTTTCCCATTGCCCTAGAACGGGGAGAAGGTTGTCGCCTTTGGGATACCGAAGGACGCGAATATCTTGACTTTGTTGCTGGGATTGCTACTTGCACTCTCGGACACGCTCACCCTGCCCTAATCGAAGCCGTGACGCAGCAAATTCAAAAACTGCACCACGTTTCTAACTTGTACTACATTCCAGAGCAAGGGGCATTAGCGAAGTGGATTATTGAGCATTCTTGTGCGGATCGAGTCTTTTTCTGCAACTCTGGAGCAGAGGCTAACGAAGGGGCAATCAAGCTGGCGCGGAAGTATGCTCACACGGTATTAGACATTGAAAAGCCGGTGATTTTGACCGCCCACGCCAGTTTCCACGGGCGGACGCTAGCGACGATTACTGCCACCGGTCAGCCGAAGTACCAGAAGAACTTTGACCCCTTGATGCCAGGGTTCCACTACGTCCCTTACAACGATATTAAGGCGATCGAGAATGCGGTTACCGATATCGACGAGGGCAACCAACGGGTCGCGGCGATTTTGATGGAACCCTTACAAGGAGAAGGCGGTGTCCGTCCGGGAGAGTTGGAATACTTCCTGCGATTGCGGAAAATCTGTGATGATACAGGCATCCTGCTGATTTTGGATGAAGTACAGGTAGGCATGGGTCGCACGGGCAAGTATTGGGGGTATGAGAATCTGGGGATCGAGCCGGATATCTTTACCAGTGCCAAGGGATTAGCGGGAGGTATCCCGATCGGCGCGATGATGTGTAAGAAGTTCTGCGACGTGTTCCAACCGGGTGACCATGCCAGTACCTTTGGCGGGAATCCCTTTGCCAGCGCCGCCGCGATCGCTGTAGCTCAAACCTTAGAGCAAGAGAATATTCTCCACAACGTACAGGAACGTGGTGAGCAACTGCGAGCAAGACTCAGAGCGATCGCCACTAAATATCCTCATCTGTTTACTGAAGTGCGGGGCTGGGGTCTAATTAATGGCATGGAACTCAATGCCGATATCGAGCTGACTTCAGTTGATGTTGTAAAAGCGGCAATGGAACAGGGGTTGTTGCTCGTGCCAGCCGGCCCTAAGGTGATTCGCTTTGTGCCACCGCTAATTGTCTCGGCCCAAGAAGTTGATCAAGCCGCTCAAGTGTTGGAGCAAGCGATCGCAACCTTAGCCTTGTAG
- a CDS encoding DNA starvation/stress protection protein DpsA produces MAETQGILRTFGEVYDNPVLLERNVTAPICEGLNIALASFQALYLQYQKHHFVVEGAEFYMLHQFFNESYDDVQEHVHDIGERLDGLGGVPAASFAALAQLCCFSPEADGVFSCREMVEHDLAAEQALIQLIRRQAGQAESLGDRGTRYLYEQILLKTEERAYHLAHFLAPDSLTLGFVSGSQN; encoded by the coding sequence ATGGCAGAAACTCAGGGTATATTACGCACCTTTGGCGAAGTCTACGATAATCCAGTCTTGTTAGAGCGGAATGTTACTGCACCCATTTGTGAAGGATTGAACATTGCTTTGGCAAGTTTTCAAGCGCTCTACCTGCAATACCAAAAACATCACTTTGTGGTGGAAGGTGCTGAATTTTACATGCTGCATCAGTTCTTTAATGAGAGCTACGATGACGTGCAGGAACACGTCCATGATATTGGAGAGCGCTTAGATGGACTCGGCGGTGTTCCGGCAGCTAGCTTTGCGGCACTGGCGCAATTGTGTTGCTTTTCGCCAGAAGCGGATGGAGTCTTCTCCTGCCGCGAGATGGTAGAACATGATTTAGCCGCAGAACAAGCCTTGATTCAACTGATTCGGCGTCAGGCAGGACAAGCAGAAAGTTTGGGCGATCGCGGTACCCGTTATCTGTACGAACAAATCCTCCTGAAAACCGAGGAAAGAGCTTACCATTTGGCTCACTTCCTTGCTCCTGATAGCTTAACCCTAGGGTTTGTCTCCGGTTCACAGAACTAG